The sequence TTGAATGGTTTTGGTCTCAGTGACAAAAAGTGCAAAGCCTGTAGTGTACTCAACATGAGCTCTGAATCTCATCACACGTAAAGCATCTGTAAATGGTTTTCTTCTTTCAACTGACACATACCtgcattttttggggggaaaccTAAAAACCTGTGTGACCTGGATTTTATGGACACATTTTAAGACACATCAGATCTGAACAGAGGtattaagaaaaacacagaattaaGAAAGTCATTTAAAGCTGAGAACAATTTCAGCATTCTTTAACATTTATCAAGTTTAATAGTCAggtatagaataaaaaaaaaaaaggtaaagtgACACAGGAAGTGtataaaaatgtagcagaaaaacAGTCCATCCAGGACTAAGACATTCACTTGGACCTCTGAATACACTTCTGGAGGCTTTGGTAATAAGACCTTGCAAACAAAATTCAGTGTAGCGACTGATTCAGTAAAAGACAGACTTCTATGATAAAACACCTACAATAATATTGCATTTGTTTACCACCTGGTAGGAAATTCTATTCCGCCACATATCCAAATAATATAGACTTTATGCATGTTTCATAAAGACACACATTTGTAATAGCAGAGCTGGGAAACACTTCTTTAAACTAACAGTTGGTAAAAGTGAGGAACCTCATCCAACACCAAAAACCTACACACAATGTGGTCCATCAAACCATCTTTAAAAATGGAGGTACCATTACAGTCACATTAGGTTTCATCATTCTGCATTAAGCATGATCcaagtttaaatgtaattagGAACAAATCATTAACTGAACGACCAAATTTGGGACATTTAGaggtggattcactaagatctgaattATAAAGGGTAGTAAACTATCCTTTCCATCAACGTGACATGAGAGTTtgagtcaaaacatggagaggaaGACACAGCTCAGGTACGTCTGGAGCAACATCCATGGATCTCCGTGCACAGCGACTCTACACCGCAGCTTGACACATTGGACTccagctgtttctctccctcacacacactttactctgcattttctttcagtggctgttaatatttacTATTGCTTTAAACAAATTAATGATTTCCTTATACtaggttaactggagcctttttttcacTGTCAACTCTGTGTGAGAGTCTGCACCTGCATGTGGGTTGTAGTATTTTTGACGCAGAAACAGTCCCAGCAAACACTGCGTTCACTGCATTAAttcatttgcatttcctcctcccatttttaaatggattgtgggcgcattgtgacgcgcagtcctgattccctggggttttgtaccccttattagcgatgtttgcacacgttttaataccccaaaacctttagtgaatccgccccttagtGTCTTAGGCGTTGTTGTCCTTTGGATCCTTGCTCTCTTCAGGCACATGGTGAACCTTCTGATAGGCGGGGTCCGGGGTAGTGCTGGCAGGTGATTGGTTTATAGCTGGTTTCTCCTGTTGTCTCATGGGAACCTGCCGAGGCTCTGGCAGGTCGCTCAGAGGGGTTGCCCTAAATCAGAAAGAGACAAAGAGTTGgtaacatatatactgtatggtgTACGGTAATTAAAAAGCACTCAGACCTCACTATGGGAACTGATTTTTGAGCTATGCCTTGCTTACCTTCCCTCAGCAGCCCTGTGCAAGCTCCCTGAGCGGCTGCTGACCTTACTGGAGCTCCCTCCTTTGCTCCGTCTCTCCAgcccctctctctccctctccctctccctctctctgtccCTCTCACCCCTCCTAGAGCTGCGGCTCGGGGTCCCTCTGTCCAGGGATGCTTGCATGTTGGGCTCGCGGTTGCCAAGTGCGGATGTCCCCTGGTTGTTTGTGGTCGTGGACACTTTGGTGGCTGTTATGCCAGTGCTGGTGCCCATTGACTTGGAAATGACTTTAAGCTTGTGGGAGCTGGCCTTGTAGTGCTTCTTCTTGTGCTGAACGCGACTGTTGTGCTTGAGGAAGAACTCACAGGACTCTTGAAGCACACGGCGGCTCTCGCTGATGGGACTTTGGTACAACAGATAGCAATGAGTTTAGATGAACAATGGTCTGCATCTTACGTTATGGTATAAAAGTGAGACTTACTCTCTCTTGCGAGTCCTGTTGAAGAAGTAAGCCCACTCAGAGCATGTCTTTTTACTGCTGACCCAGAAAACTGCAGATATTCCAACAACCAGAGTCATCAAGTACTTGACCAGGAAAAGAGTGAGGTCTGGGTGGCTTTGCTCAGTGGTCTGAAACAGAGAGGGTCAGTTATTCTCATCTTTAAGCTTCAAGCAAATTATTTTCACTATCATCTCACCCTATCCATTGATTATGTTCTGTTCATCTAATTATgccaatataaaaatataaaaacagctCCCCATACAGAAAGCATAACGTGTAATATGTGTGTTATAGCTACAGGCGGGATTAGCTACAGATTGGAATATACGGTATATGACGTTATTCTTTAGATGTTTTCAATAACATTactcaacaaaacaaatatttctcAAAAGCTTTATTGATACTCAGTgcaaacattgttttatttgtgccCCATTCTAGAATCACCTCCAACAAAGAGGTAACTGGCACCTATTTATTTGTCTGCAGGATTACGCCAAAAGTACGCCacggatttaaaaataaaaatctctcatcttttgcaaaaaataaataaaaaatcattatgaaatttgactcagttatgtatGGATAGTTTTTCAATTATCCcacagagtttcatccagatcggacgcggattgcgcatttcatcgcaatttttcaaaaaaagtgctCTTATATGTCATTTATTGAGGACGATAATTCTTAACTGAGGATtactttctttttattcttaGCAGCAATGCCCTATTACAATATAGTTCTAACTTTGTAAAATAATTGGAACTAGTGAGTGTTTTATCAGCTAATGTACCCAGATGTTGATTTGTGTACGTAGCTTACAAAACAGATATTGCAACCTTGCGTATTGACCAATACGGATAGTAAGCTGATATGATATCAGTGTGAATCATacatgctttttgtttttgtagtgtggactgttgaaaaaggcttgatcaattgttgttactcaaacagagaacaaatgtcagcaacagtagggatgaaaaAACGGACCCATTTATTAGAAATGCTGGAGCAGAGTCTGGAATGGACTGCTTGTATCGGAGTGGTTTTAGCTGAAAATACAGGTCGATATAATccgatacattttttttgatccgatatcaatatagGATTGGGAAACCCCTATGTGAATCACTAATCCATAATAgagtttttttattatgtgaATGGCTTTAGTTGATCTAGTTGATCAGGTTCATGTTGGTGGATGCAGATGGACTACCTTGTAGGAGCAGGGAATGCTGTACTCTTGACAGCGCTCGTTAATCCAGGTGTTCTCCCAGGTGCTGCGATAGCTCTGCTCGTAGGTGTAACAAGCTAAAAGCGTGACCAGCGGGACTAGGTAAAGGCAGCTGAACACCCCGATGCGAATCATGAATTTCTTGAGCTTCTCCTGGTTGCGCTCGTCATGCTGAATGACCTGCCGGACGTGGTTGAGAGAAACGATGCCTGCCAGGATGAGGGAGAGGCCGACTACGACGCCCACGCACAGAGGGGCGAGGACGAAGTAGCGCAGGGCATCAAGGTCGTAGAGACCTACAAAGCAGACACCGCTGATGTTGTCTCCTTCAACTTTGTTCAAGGCCAGCAGTGTGACGGTGAGAGACCCAGGGATCCCCCACGCAGCAGAGTGAAACCACACCTGAAGACAGAAGAAGGGGAATTACATATTAAATTAGTCTATAGAACACTGTAGTCTTCATTTCCTTACTGTACTCCCTTACCGCCTTCTTGTCAATGGCCTCACAGCTCCACTTGGGTCCAGCAGCCAAAAACCAAGTGATGGTGAGTATGACCCACCAGACGAGACCGGCCATGGAAAAGAAGTAGAGAAGCATAAAAAGCAGAGTGCAGCCTTTGCTCTGTGAACCCATCACCACAGTGTCCACACTGGTGAAAGTACTCGCTTTGATACAGGCCGCATCGTTCCCCAgcaaaaatccaatgaaataTATAAGTGAGACGAAGCTGTAGCAGACGGCGTAAAAGATGATGGGCCGCTCCGGGTAACGGAAACGCTTGACATCAATGAGGAAAGTGAGAAATGTGAAAAGTGTGGCACCCAAGCAGATAATTGAGCATATGCCGATGAATGTCTTGGCAAATTCTATGTCGTGGGGTTTGAAGTACATGTTGGAGCAGGGTGGAGCGCAGTCCTGGGCACCCAGGAAGGAAGAACCATGACCTGAACTGGACTTTAACTGAAGCGGACACCAGAAACCAAGGTCTCTTTTTCCTGATGAGGACATCATTGGAGTGGGTGGCAGTAAGTGCAGAATCCCCAGTGGAGTCACATGGGTCCAATCTAGAGGTTGAAATAGAAAGGAAGATATTTTATCTGCGATTCAGTAGTTATGCTTTTATTGCTGATGATTGCTTACTTGTCACATTGCAGCTCAGAGGGCCAGGTGATACCAAAGACACGGATGTTCTCTTCACAGTCAGACACTACGGTCTCACACTGCTCTCTGCACGGGCGGATCACCTTGTTCTCCTCAGTGCACGCTGGGATAAAGGCCTGGCAGAGGAAGTGGTGAACGTCTGGGGAGCAGTGCAGGTTTGCCAGGGGCATAAAGGGCTGGCATTGAACAGAAGAGAAACAGAAGATGATCAACTCAAATCCATTTCTGTAATTCTTTAAGAAAAAAGACCTTCATTTCAGAACATCGTGGAGTGGATAAATTTACCTGAAATttgcttcctttttttaataaaaaaaagaacattactGTTAAGTAGACAAACAGCTTGTGATGGTCAAACTGTGAAATCGGATGCTTTTAAGCGGTAATGAgtctaaaaaataaagatttggaCCTCCTACTTGACTTAGCTTCTTTCTGTTAGGCTGCAGTGCTCACACAAAGCCGCTTATTCACAGAGTGGAAACCAtattcttgtgtttttcaacaCACTGGTCAGGAGCTCTGGGACTGAATGAGGGTGGGGGTGGTCGTATAGGTGGCAGGAAATGAGTGAATGGACTTTTGGAAACAAACAGCGGCAGCCAGATCTGGAATCTGGAATGCAGAGAGGTgccatgtatgtttttgttagaGAGGTGGcataaatatttttcatctgAGGACAACTTTGGTACAAAAATAAAGACCCCGACCATTTTGTTCTCTGTAAACATCTATTTCTGAAGTCAGCatcaaatgtgaacattttaaatcaaagttaaaggtactctttttctctactgcgtatgattaagagagatattttttggtcatgttgttgttgatttaatgtgtttgttgattattttaaatgtttttattgatgattttaaatgttatttgctgcctattttaatgttcttatcgATTTTAGGCTGTTGAATTTTTTCTGTTACACTTtttcatcatgtaaagcacattgagttgccttgtgtatgaaatgctctatacaaatactacatttgccttgccttgcctttcaAAAACAATTCTGCAGCAACAGTAAACTAGTATCATGCTGAAAGTAAACCTGCCATCACCAAACAAATCAGTTTCACAAAAGTTTTGCTTGaattatgaataaatataaaacgTTAAAATGTAACAGAATCCAGTCAGTAACTAATATTTAGACAAGAACACAAGTACAGGTTTTCTGTCTTTCTCCAAAAATTAAGTCTGGCTGTGGGCCCACACCTCCTTGCCCTCCCTGACAGAAAGCGTCCTTGTTTCCCTGCAGCAGAGGTCCAGGACTCTGAGCTCACTAAGGCTCAACAATCTGATCCTTATTCACTTTACTGCAGTCACtgtaaaaaccacacaaacataGGTTGAAAAAGCTATTGTGGCGTTAACAACAAAAGTGTTCACTTTAAAATGTTTGCAAATATTTTCACATCGAAGTATTCTTTTCTAGGGTTCTTCTGttataaaatgtttataaaatttGACTTTTCATCGGGTTTCTATTCAAACACTTCCCCAGCTTTTAAAGGAGAAAAGCTAAACACAGATGAAACCACGAGGGGAAATGGGTTTGCTTTCTTCCGGAAAAATCCAACTGATAGTCTGGCCTGCTCCCAGAAAATCACACAGGTCTGCTTGGTTAGTTCCAGTGTCAGAGAACGCTGTTTAGTATGTGGTGTTCAATGTAGGCCAGAGACCCTAGGCCTGTTACCTGGGAGACAGGACAGTGAAGGCACACATACAAAGAGGGGAAATCAGTGAGTGATTAACAGAGAGACATGCAGCAGACTCAATGTGGAGCGCGCATTAGGCTTTGTGTTAAACTGGGTGTGTCCCGTCGCCTTCCTCCAGAAAATCAAAGGGCCCTGAAAACAAAGTCAAGCAAAATGCCTTTAGCCAAGTTTGCTGGGAAATGAGAAGCCTGAGCCATAAGTCAGATAACAGACAATAGAACCCTTCAAGAGATCACAGATCCTGCTCTGCACTCTGACACCAAAACAGTGTAACCCAAACCACGGCCCTGAGGAATGCCAGCACACAGGAGGCAACGGCTCAGAAACAGAGCTCAGTGATGACAACAGACACAAGATGATCATGACTGTGAGTTTGAAACCAGTCAGTAATGCTAATGCAGGTGGTCTTTAAGTTACTTTGATTTAATCAGTTTTGCAATTAGTATAGTCAGTCCTACTGAGGTTACCACTCATTTATCACAGATTGAATGGATTAAACTTGTCATTATTCAATGTACAATAAAACTTTGTTCAACTTTCTTGGtataaaaagatttaaatgGCATTTATTGAAACATAATATTTAGTGATAGGATATTCCTCAATGTTTAATTCTTGTTCATTCATGTACTTGTTTGTTCTTACTACCTTTTGTATTTGGCTTCCTTCCATTTGGCAATGGCTTTAGAATGAAGTCTGTAGAGACTCATACCTCCATCATATGTTTTCATGTGACAGTTTCAGTTACCAACACACAGGATGTCAAACCTTGGTAATGGAATTACCAATCTcagaaaaatcaacaataagTGGCCAATTATACTATtagttattaatttttaatgtcCTCTTGAAATTGAATTAATTCTACTTATTATGCAATGTCTTTTTGTTAAACATAATGATTAGTATTTGTTTATtagggtaaaaataataataatacattatcaCCATGGGTTTCTGAAAGCAATGCTGTTAGcatataacacacaaaaaaaaaacaaaagtaggtTTTATTTGGGTAGACCTTTTCTAACTTGTTTGGTATCTCAACTATTGGCTGTTTAACTCATCATCGTGTttgaatgtgattttttttcccctcagcgTCTTGTTTAAGGTACTGGTTAGTGGCTACGAGTTCAAGCTGTACCCTATTCAGACTAAGTAAATCCCAGTGTACTGTGTTCTGGAAAAGGCAGCATTGACTAATGCacactttaaatataaatgtaaaaacacgTTAGGCACTTCATCCTCTGCACACATTGCAAACGTAATTGTGATGTGGTGCATGTTTTAGCAGGCAGGGAGGATCGAGGGGAGGCGATTCAGTGATGGACTCTGTGGGTGATTAATCTGGATGTGATTAATCACacctgttttattttcatatattgtAGGGAGCGGCTGAAACAGGAGAGGGACAGGCAGTCTGCAGCAGGGTGATTGGCATACACCCCTGCAGAAAGAAAGTTTGACTGACAAATGTAAACATGTTGGTGCAATAATAAAGACTTGCACCACtccaccagagcatgtgtgtAACTAACTGGACCATTGACTGATGTGTTGCAATcgtgagagaaaacaatcaacaaACCAGGGAAAGCGGGtcgactcggcatgtccgggaggagcaGGAAGTGGGGTGTGTGGGAACGAGGGGGTGGGGAGGGGGAGACTTGCAGGACGGCCAAAAAACAGTAAGAAATCTATTAAATTCTTAGCCAGatatcaaaataatattaattttgccatcaaaagcccagtctcagtgttgtttttattgttttatagaaggaaaccagtgttgaggtgtccctaaagcaaaaaaaaaaatagcttcaaagtcactgacaggatttttcagaaaaagtctgttttctcagctttttgctctgaaactggcatTTTGTATGAAACTTGCCTTCATtaaactgctgattacagaagaaaaaaaacaagttaaaaacaaaaaaaaaaaattctgacctTTCAGATTTccgattgtcatagtacaaaatattctgtgggtctttagaAATCAGTCAAAaggctctaaaatggctggcagtgaggtgGGTAGCcgttctgaaaatggatgaCAGTGAATGAGTTTAACGCTTACCTGGTCAACAGACCTTTAACAAATGCCTATGATTGGATAAAATGATCTCCAACTATGAAACATCATCAATGCTACAAGCTGCAGATCTAATTGGTGCTGCTGATGTCATGTTGTTAGCTGGTGCTGAATAAACAATGCATAAATGAATGCAATAGAAAAATGCATCATGTAGAAGTCTACCTCAAACCAAAGGATACAGGCTTGTTATTTCCTGCTTCCAACAGGTGAGATGGATCACTGACTGAGTCTGGACCTGTCGGAGTTAGCAGGGATTTTTTCTCCCCACTCTTTCTATGTGCTTGCTCACTAGAGTGAttcaatgcaagatatggttacctAAAGAAAACACTGTATACCGGTAAATTATgctcacatatacagtatgtactacGAATGGGACTTCAACAGATTTACCTGAACAGAATCAAATCAATGCATTATGACAGAGACCCAAAGATGTCATAGATTAGCTTAATCTATTGTCTGCTTAATTAAAATACCAAAATCATGACATACTTCTTTATGGAGGGGCTCCATTCAAATGTAGCTCATGACAtgtgagaaaataaaatattgtgtgATAAAGAAACAGATCGACGACTATTGAGCGGTGCCACTTTGTAAATACTCAACTACAGATGAGAATTCAAAACTaatcaataaatgaatttaGCTTTATTGGTTCAGTTATCATACCAGCACAGTGAATGCTAGTCTGAAACTATTCATCATTCGTAACAATCTATTGCTGATTAACGTTGTCATTACAGTCTATTACAATGCAGTATTTATGGTGCAATCAATGAATTCCTCAACTGGGAACAGGGGCAGAGACCATGACTGAAAGTTACCATTAACAACTGTCAAAATAGGCTCTATTAGAGCAACAAGAATTTGATTAAATATACGttatattcaatttaattccTGACATCTCTGAGCGccttttcctaatttttgttaGTCTATCTTCTTTAAAATCAGACTCCAACATGTTTccaacaatatcacacatttacacgctATTCTTCACCTGAAACCGGGTGATTAAATGCCTAGAAATTGtgacaaacagacaaatacGTCCAATTCCGCCGAAAACCCCGTTCATAATCTCTCGCTACAAAACG is a genomic window of Gouania willdenowi chromosome 16, fGouWil2.1, whole genome shotgun sequence containing:
- the LOC114478104 gene encoding LOW QUALITY PROTEIN: frizzled-6-like (The sequence of the model RefSeq protein was modified relative to this genomic sequence to represent the inferred CDS: inserted 2 bases in 1 codon), with the translated sequence MLMPGLLWLCLALMLMGICSGHSLFTCEPIKVHRCLGINYNMTFFPNMMEHYDQDIAASYMEPFMPLANLHCSPDVHHFLCQAFIPACTEENKVIRPCREQCETVVSDCEENIRVFGITWPSELQCDKLDPCDSTGDSALTATXTPMMSSSGKRDLGFWCPLQLKSSSGHGSSFLGAQDCAPPCSNMYFKPHDIEFAKTFIGICSIICLGATLFTFLTFLIDVKRFRYPERPIIFYAVCYSFVSLIYFIGFLLGNDAACIKASTFTSVDTVVMGSQSKGCTLLFMLLYFFSMAGLVWWVILTITWFLAAGPKWSCEAIDKKAVWFHSAAWGIPGSLTVTLLALNKVEGDNISGVCFVGLYDLDALRYFVLAPLCVGVVVGLSLILAGIVSLNHVRQVIQHDERNQEKLKKFMIRIGVFSCLYLVPLVTLLACYTYEQSYRSTWENTWINERCQEYSIPCSYKTTEQSHPDLTLFLVKYLMTLVVGISAVFWVSSKKTCSEWAYFFNRTRKRDPISESRRVLQESCEFFLKHNSRVQHKKKHYKASSHKLKVISKSMGTSTGITATKVSTTTNNQGTSALGNREPNMQASLDRGTPSRSSRRGERDREREREREREGLERRSKGGSSSKVSSRSGSLHRAAEGRATPLSDLPEPRQVPMRQQEKPAINQSPASTTPDPAYQKVHHVPEESKDPKDNNA